DNA sequence from the Alkaliphilus metalliredigens QYMF genome:
TAGAAGGGTCATAAAGAAAAGCACACATAATCATTACCTTCTGTCTCATTCCCTTAGAAAAGGAATTGGGAAAATGATGTAGCTTGTCCTCTAAATGAAAAAGCTTTAATAAATAATTTTTTCTATTTTCAAAAATTTTCTTATCCATTCCATGAGACATAGCAGTAAATTCTAAATGCTCTAATAACGTCAGTTCGTCATACAACAGAGGATTTTCTGGGATATAAGCCATCTCCCCTTTGACTTGTTGTGGAGATAATTTAATATTTACGGCTCCAATAGTAATTTCACCATGTGTTAAGGGGATTATTCCCAAAATACTTTTGATGATTGTTGTTTTTCCTGCACCGTTTGGTCCAATTAATCCCACAATTTCTCCTGGTTCCACCTTAAAGGAAACCTCATGAAGAATAATATGCTTATCATACCCTGCGGATATAGCCTTCACTTCTAGTGTATTCATTACTTCCCCCCCTATTATTTTCTGGTCCACTTACCATGTTACCATAGGACAACCCATAAGGGTATAAGTTCATCAATTGATAAACTCTCATATCTTCCAATCATAGGCCGTAGGTCCCTATGACATCTATTCATATTACTTTTTAGTATCCTATAAATACAATACCACAATAAACCCCTATTAATACCAATATAGTTAAATTGAAAGTATAGTGGCAAATATAAATCAAACCATCGACTCCGCAACATGCACCGCAAACCACAAAACCCTACTTCACAAGAAGTAGGGTTGGTATTTAAGCATTACTTACATTTTTCAATTATCAAATCAATTGTTTCTTTTATGTTATCATCCGTTGAGTCTGCTGGGGATGCACCCTGTAGATCCGCCATGGATATGGCTGGATTATATGGAATATGGGACAAGATCTCTATATCCTTTAGGTGCGTTTTGATGAGTTTTAATTCTTCCTGGTTTCGCACTTTATTTGCTATGGCGTAAACTTTGTTTACACCAATATCTGTTGCCATTTTCTGTACATTTACCGCCGTCTCTAAGCTTCTTTGTCCAGGCTCTACCACTACGATAAAGACATCTATTCCTTCAGCTGTGCCCCTGGAAAGATGTTCTAAACCTGCTTCCATATCAATAATAACAGTTTCCTCTCTTTTTAGTACGATGTGATTTAGAAGCCTTTTTAAAAACTTGTTGTCTGCACAATAACAGCCGGATCCACCGGTTTTAACTGTTCCTACAGCAAGGAAGTCTACGCCTTTATGGTGAATAGAAAAACGCTCTGGTATATCTCCTACAAAGGGATTTAATGTATAGAGCCCCTTCCCTTGATTATCTCCAGTTCCCATTTTTTCCTCCACCAGTTCGTTCATTTCTGAGATGGGTTTTATGGGATGGTTTTTTATATCGATTCCTAGGGCTGCGGCAAAGTTGGCATCTGCATCTGCATCTATTGCTAATACTTTATATCCTTTTTCAGCTAATCGTCTTGCCATGAGTGCTGAAATAGTAGTTTTTCCTACTCCGCCTTTTCCAGTGACTGCGATTTTCATATGAAATTCCTCCTTATTTACACCTTGATATTTTTCGTTTACACTTACTGCATAGTTTCATTAATTTTAAATCAGCTTCAGATATTCCCTCTATCTTCTTTCGAATATAGGTTAATTTTATTACTTGAATTGGTTCTTTGCATTCTAGACATTGATTGATTTCATCATATTTTTTAGATTCAAAAGTCATTACTTCTCCTCCTCTAAGGTAGAAGTAACGTTCAATGCAGCCCTTTTTTCCTCTATTACATGGATTATCTTTGAAGCTGCTTCCAATGGGTCCTTCTCTACAATAAAGTATCCATCCACTATGTCTTTTAATCCCGAAGTCAATACCTCTGCCACAAGGGGGCTACCTCCAACAGGAGGCATTAGTCCGATATGCACAGGCATTCCCAATCCAGCGGCCCATGTTCCTATGGCAATTGCTTTTTCACTCATTACCTCTGGAGCCGATGCCACCACTGGTAATTGGTACAAATCTATATTGAGTTCATTAGCTAAGTTAACAGCTAAATCCACGGCTCTGCTGTTGTCAACACATGAGCCCATGTGGAAAATTGGTGGCAATGGAGCATCCAAACCAGCTTCTTTCCCAAGCATGGTTAGTACAGCTTTCAGACTTTCTCCTGCATATTTATTGGTTGCCTCGGAGTTCATTAATGAGTTTTTGGCGAAGGCTCCAGCTCCGCAGCCGGTGGCCAAGATTAAAATATTGTTTTCTAGTAATTTCTTTGCCATATGAACAAAGTTATAGTCCTGGGTTATTTTTACATTATTACATCCAGCAAATAGTACAACGCCTCTTATGTTTCCATTGACGATATTATCTATCAATGGCCGCAAGGGTTTTTCACTGTCAATTTTACTTAGAAGGTTAGTAATGGATTCCGTACTGAATCCAGCAATGATCTGACTTTTCTCTTCAGGGATTAGTATCTTATTTGGATCACGTCTTTTATATGCCTCTATTGACTGTTTGACTATCTTTCTTGCATTTTCCACAGCATTTTCATCATGGAGTTCAAAATGATCTGCGCCGGGGATCTTTGCCTCGGGCATAGTTGTGAAAAGCTTTGTATGGTAACAAGACGCAATTTTTGCAAGAGATGGCATGATACACTGTACGTCTACCACCATGGCTTCTAAAGCACCGGTTAAAATCGTAAGCTCTTGGGAAAGGTAGTTCGATGCCATGGGAATACCTCTTCTTAATAGAACCTCATTTCCAGTACAGCACACACCGACAATATTAATCCCTGCCGTAGCTCCAGCCGCCCTAGCTTCCTGTTGCATTTCGTCGA
Encoded proteins:
- a CDS encoding ABC transporter ATP-binding protein, with the translated sequence MNTLEVKAISAGYDKHIILHEVSFKVEPGEIVGLIGPNGAGKTTIIKSILGIIPLTHGEITIGAVNIKLSPQQVKGEMAYIPENPLLYDELTLLEHLEFTAMSHGMDKKIFENRKNYLLKLFHLEDKLHHFPNSFSKGMRQKVMIMCAFLYDPSIYIVDEPFVGLDPKATRSFTTFLLQKKEAGAGILMCTHVLDAAEKICDRFIFFNQGKVVTTGTLRDLRKESNLEDGSLNDIYDKLVEEE
- a CDS encoding ATP-binding protein is translated as MKIAVTGKGGVGKTTISALMARRLAEKGYKVLAIDADADANFAAALGIDIKNHPIKPISEMNELVEEKMGTGDNQGKGLYTLNPFVGDIPERFSIHHKGVDFLAVGTVKTGGSGCYCADNKFLKRLLNHIVLKREETVIIDMEAGLEHLSRGTAEGIDVFIVVVEPGQRSLETAVNVQKMATDIGVNKVYAIANKVRNQEELKLIKTHLKDIEILSHIPYNPAISMADLQGASPADSTDDNIKETIDLIIEKCK
- the cooS gene encoding anaerobic carbon-monoxide dehydrogenase catalytic subunit; this translates as MGNCHNLSNQCLINKAEDENIDLVWHRYEKMLPLCGFGEKGICCRICMKGPCRIDPFGNGPQEGICGANADTIVARNLVRMIAAGTAAHSSHGKEIAKTLMQVGKKTSKSYAIKDSEKLRAIAKKMNISIEGKDIYQIAEQVAYESLKDYSRIEEEPCTWLSNSITPPRLEKLEGLGVALNNIESSVADIMSRTHLGTDADPINLLLAGMRCAIGDYTGMQISTNLSDVLFGTPEPVISEANLGVIKKDAVNIAVHGHNPLLSEIIVDVVDEMQQEARAAGATAGINIVGVCCTGNEVLLRRGIPMASNYLSQELTILTGALEAMVVDVQCIMPSLAKIASCYHTKLFTTMPEAKIPGADHFELHDENAVENARKIVKQSIEAYKRRDPNKILIPEEKSQIIAGFSTESITNLLSKIDSEKPLRPLIDNIVNGNIRGVVLFAGCNNVKITQDYNFVHMAKKLLENNILILATGCGAGAFAKNSLMNSEATNKYAGESLKAVLTMLGKEAGLDAPLPPIFHMGSCVDNSRAVDLAVNLANELNIDLYQLPVVASAPEVMSEKAIAIGTWAAGLGMPVHIGLMPPVGGSPLVAEVLTSGLKDIVDGYFIVEKDPLEAASKIIHVIEEKRAALNVTSTLEEEK